From Natrinema sp. CBA1119:
ACAGGAGCCGACCGGCGGCGTCGCCCAGGGCGACCGCCACCGGATGCGGATCGACGCTCGAGCGGGGGCGCGAGCGCACGTGACGACCCAGAGCGCGACGAAGGTCCACAGCATGACCGCGAATTACGCCCACCTGGATACCGCGCTCCGGGCGGCCGAGGGGAGCTACCTCGAGTACGTTCCGGGGCCGACGATCGTCAACGAAGACGCGCGCTGCCTCCAAACGATCGATGTCGAACTGGCGGACGACGCGGTCGTCGTGGTGGCCGATGTCCTCGTTCCGGACGGGCTGAGCGACCACGAGCCGTTCGGCTTCGATCACTACCAGTCGCGCGTCGAGGCCGAACACGAGGGGCGATTGGTCTGTGCCGACGCGGTCGATCTGCGGCCGAACGAGCGCGATCCGCGCGATCCGGCCAGCGTCGGCGAGTACGGCGTCGTCGGCTCGCTGTACGTCTTCGCACCGAGCGGTGACGATCATGACGACGCGCCCGCGCCCGGCGAGAGCGACCTCGAGGCGCTGATCGACGGGATCCACGACGAGATCGCGGACCGCGACGGCGTCGAGGCCGGGGTCTCGCGGCTTCCCCACGACGTCGGCGCAGTCGTCCGTCTCCTCGGCCACCGGGAGGCGGACGTGACCGAGACGCTGCGCGCCGCGTGGGACGCGACGAGACGACAGCTAGTGGGGGTCGGCGTACCCGCCGACCGGCGATACTGATGGAACGAATCGACGGTATTGTCGGCAACGTCCACGCCGACGACGACCTCGCGGCGCTGTACGCCGGCCACGAGTCGGCGGGCACGCTCGAGCGCGTCGTCATCGACGCGGACGACCGCCGGCGGTCGCGGTTCCGGGCGACGACGGACGCGGGCACCGATGTCGGCGTCGTCGTGGACAAGGCCGCGGTCTCGGCGGGCGACGTGTTGCTGGTCGAGGACGACCGGCTGATCGTCGTCGCGTTCGAACCCCGCGACGCGCTGGTCGTCTCGCTGCCCGACGCGACGGCCGAGCGGCTCGAGGCGGCGGTCGAACTCGGCCACCGAATCGGCAACCAGCACTGGGATCTCGCGATCGACGACGGGGACGTTTACGTCCCGCTCGAGGCCGACCGCCACATCGTCGAGCGGGTCGTCGCCGACGTCGTTCCCGGCTCGGACGTCCGCGAGACGACCGTCGAGGCCGACCTGTTCGTGACCGACCTCGAGGACGCGGATCCCGGCGGCGCACGCGGCGTCGATCACGGTTCAGAGCAGGGACACGAGCACGGGCCTGAACACGGTCACGGCCACGGGACCGAGCACGAACACGGTCACTCCCACGATCACGACCACACACACGACAACCCGCACGAATCCCACCATGACCACTGACCCGAGTCCGTTCCTGACGGCGCTCCGGCTCTCGGATTCGTTTCTCCCCGTCGGGGGGTACACAGCCTCTTACGGTCTCGAGCAGTACATCAACGAGGATCGGGTCGAGACCGGCGACGATCTGCGGGACCTGCTCGCGGCCTACCTCCGTCGCGTGGTCGGTCCCTGCGAGACGGTCGCGCTAGCGAACGCTCACGCCGCGTGCGCAGAATCGGATCTCGAGCGGCTGCTGGCCGTCGACGAGCGACTCCATGCGGTCACCCTGCCCCGAGAGTTCCGCGAGAGTTCGACCAAGGCGGGCGCGAAGCTCTCCGAACTGTTCGGACCGAACGGGGCGGCGGGCTCGAACGCAGGCGAAGGGCACGGCGACCGGGCCGGAGCCTCCTCCGACGCGACCGAAACGGCGACCGACGGTGGCGATTTCGCAGCGACCGTCGCCGACGCCATCGATACCGGTTCGACGCCGGGCCACTACCCGGTCGTCTTCGGGGTCGTCACCGCGTCGCGCGGCCTCTCGCGACTCGAGGCCTGTCTCGCACACGCGTACTCGTTCGTGTCGGGGCTGCTCGGGGCGGCCCAGCGGCTCGGTCGGTTCGGGCACACCGAGATCCAGTCCGTGCTCGAGCGACTCGAGCCGACGATAACGGAGGTCTGCGAGCGCCACGTCGACGACGAGCCGACGGCGATGGCGTCCTTTGCCCCGCTGGCCGAAATAATGGGGATGAACCACGAACGCGCCGGAAGACGGCTGTTCATGAGCTGACGCCGCGGTCGTTCTTCGATCTGTCGCGGCGCGAGAAGCAGTCACGCTCGCTCGAAACTGCCGAGTCGGGTTAGCAACTTCCTCGAGTGTACCGAGCCGGGAACGGACTCACTCGACTCCGATGAGCCGGGGCCCGGAGGCGGATCGATCGCCCGCTCGAAGGACCGAGGCGTCTCCGAACCGCACGGTA
This genomic window contains:
- a CDS encoding urease accessory protein UreD — protein: MSGARSGTTADDGLPLPPSFEAYADESLAQAPAGGPGKNGLLEATFARRDDGPTRLIRDHVTVPYHLTGTLDTDPVPGLTTLVAQEPTGGVAQGDRHRMRIDARAGARAHVTTQSATKVHSMTANYAHLDTALRAAEGSYLEYVPGPTIVNEDARCLQTIDVELADDAVVVVADVLVPDGLSDHEPFGFDHYQSRVEAEHEGRLVCADAVDLRPNERDPRDPASVGEYGVVGSLYVFAPSGDDHDDAPAPGESDLEALIDGIHDEIADRDGVEAGVSRLPHDVGAVVRLLGHREADVTETLRAAWDATRRQLVGVGVPADRRY
- the ureE gene encoding urease accessory protein UreE, with the translated sequence MERIDGIVGNVHADDDLAALYAGHESAGTLERVVIDADDRRRSRFRATTDAGTDVGVVVDKAAVSAGDVLLVEDDRLIVVAFEPRDALVVSLPDATAERLEAAVELGHRIGNQHWDLAIDDGDVYVPLEADRHIVERVVADVVPGSDVRETTVEADLFVTDLEDADPGGARGVDHGSEQGHEHGPEHGHGHGTEHEHGHSHDHDHTHDNPHESHHDH
- a CDS encoding urease accessory protein UreF, translating into MTTDPSPFLTALRLSDSFLPVGGYTASYGLEQYINEDRVETGDDLRDLLAAYLRRVVGPCETVALANAHAACAESDLERLLAVDERLHAVTLPREFRESSTKAGAKLSELFGPNGAAGSNAGEGHGDRAGASSDATETATDGGDFAATVADAIDTGSTPGHYPVVFGVVTASRGLSRLEACLAHAYSFVSGLLGAAQRLGRFGHTEIQSVLERLEPTITEVCERHVDDEPTAMASFAPLAEIMGMNHERAGRRLFMS